From Neisseria musculi, the proteins below share one genomic window:
- the glnD gene encoding [protein-PII] uridylyltransferase, with protein MQTLIQSALHKLQSEKRQAVEAYCARRQVPVFFERHTQAVERALAVLWTALFSDSTMCLLATGGFGRGEMYPYSDVDLALVSPEPLTEKQQEKAGIFVQALWDMQLAPAVKSGSVEELCESVCEDITGDTAFLEARFLFGNHDLAKQLLQQLDLQRDTSAFIEAKMLEMQQRHAKSQGSGALLEPNIKTCPGGLRDIHTMLWLARVQGLAMPLTTLISQGVVTRPEAVMLLNSHKKLAAIRIDLHLAAGRSEDRLIFDLQTQVAENMGWHDDEHRIKSEKLMRVFYRAGKTVMQLNGILLPMLRGRVYSQAGRIVCRIDDDYYQVGNQLAVYDKKLFTRRPEHLWKAIGILQTRKDILTLAPKTLRNWWAASRKINRAFYGNPENRRRFAGFFKHGEGLTHVMRFLNLYGALERYLPAWGKIVGLLQHDLFHIYPVDDHILTVLHNMRRLAMDSRSHELPFASALMHAFEKQHILYLAALFHDIAKGRGGDHSIEGVADARRFAADHFLSKEESSLLAWLVENHLLMSAVAQKEDIQDPDVIDSFCERVETQERLTALYLLTVADIRGTNPKLWNSWRAGLLENLFHAAARRLAGESGSRTVVVGRRRQGAADQLTRAGTPEKQQRKLWQALGPAYFVRHELREILWHTANLVHQTEAPQVRSRILPDSGTLEVMVFMPNQPRLFARLCRIFSRHSFDILAARAFVTEHGYILDTFIVQLPPGRAAADYPNVQSALEAEINNFIHGCDTTAGHTACGIRSRRSRHLPIAPGVHLSAEQDSPGWYTLEIVAVNRPYLLADIAEVLSEQEISLRYAKIATLDERVEDSFVLFSPHLENPKKQLALKQALLAQLSA; from the coding sequence ATGCAAACCCTGATCCAATCAGCACTGCACAAGCTTCAATCTGAAAAACGGCAGGCCGTTGAAGCCTACTGCGCCCGGCGGCAGGTGCCGGTGTTTTTCGAACGCCACACCCAGGCTGTCGAGCGCGCGCTGGCGGTATTGTGGACGGCGCTGTTCTCCGACAGCACGATGTGCCTGCTGGCCACCGGCGGTTTCGGGCGCGGCGAAATGTATCCTTATTCAGATGTGGATTTGGCGCTTGTGTCGCCCGAACCGCTCACAGAAAAACAGCAGGAAAAAGCCGGAATCTTTGTGCAGGCGTTGTGGGATATGCAGCTGGCACCTGCCGTGAAAAGCGGCAGCGTGGAAGAATTGTGCGAAAGTGTATGCGAAGACATCACCGGCGATACCGCTTTTCTTGAGGCGCGTTTTCTGTTTGGCAACCATGATTTGGCCAAGCAGCTTTTGCAGCAACTAGACTTGCAGCGCGACACTTCTGCCTTTATCGAAGCCAAAATGCTGGAAATGCAGCAGCGGCACGCCAAATCGCAGGGTTCGGGCGCGCTGCTCGAGCCCAACATCAAAACCTGCCCCGGCGGCCTGCGCGACATCCACACCATGCTGTGGCTGGCGCGGGTGCAGGGCTTGGCTATGCCTTTAACCACGCTGATTTCGCAGGGTGTGGTCACCCGCCCCGAAGCCGTTATGCTGCTCAACAGCCATAAAAAACTGGCCGCTATCCGCATCGATCTGCATCTGGCGGCAGGCCGCAGTGAAGACAGGCTGATTTTCGACCTGCAAACCCAGGTGGCCGAAAACATGGGCTGGCACGATGACGAGCACCGTATCAAAAGCGAAAAGCTGATGCGTGTGTTTTACCGCGCCGGCAAAACGGTGATGCAGCTCAACGGGATATTGCTGCCGATGCTGCGCGGGCGCGTGTATTCGCAGGCCGGCCGCATCGTCTGCCGCATCGACGACGACTATTACCAAGTGGGCAACCAACTGGCGGTGTACGACAAAAAACTGTTTACCCGCCGCCCCGAGCATCTGTGGAAAGCAATCGGGATTCTGCAGACACGCAAAGACATTCTCACACTCGCCCCGAAAACCCTGCGCAACTGGTGGGCGGCTTCGCGCAAAATCAACCGCGCATTTTACGGCAACCCTGAAAACCGCCGCCGCTTCGCCGGTTTTTTCAAGCACGGCGAAGGGCTCACCCATGTGATGCGCTTTCTCAATCTCTACGGCGCGCTCGAACGCTATCTGCCGGCGTGGGGAAAAATCGTCGGCCTGCTCCAACACGACCTGTTCCACATCTACCCTGTTGACGACCACATCTTAACCGTGCTGCACAATATGCGCCGCCTGGCGATGGATTCGCGCAGCCACGAGCTGCCGTTTGCCTCGGCGCTGATGCACGCATTCGAAAAACAACATATTCTCTATCTGGCCGCCCTGTTTCACGACATTGCCAAAGGGCGCGGCGGCGACCATTCGATAGAAGGCGTTGCCGATGCCCGCCGCTTCGCTGCCGACCATTTTCTCAGCAAAGAAGAAAGCAGCCTTTTGGCCTGGCTGGTAGAAAACCATCTGCTGATGTCGGCAGTGGCGCAGAAAGAAGACATTCAAGACCCCGATGTTATCGACAGCTTCTGCGAGCGCGTGGAAACACAAGAGCGGTTAACTGCGCTTTACCTGCTGACCGTTGCCGACATACGCGGCACCAACCCGAAACTGTGGAACAGTTGGCGCGCCGGCCTGCTGGAAAACCTGTTTCACGCCGCCGCCCGCCGCCTGGCCGGCGAAAGCGGCAGCCGCACTGTGGTTGTGGGCCGCCGCCGGCAAGGTGCGGCCGACCAGCTTACCCGCGCCGGCACGCCCGAAAAGCAGCAGCGCAAACTCTGGCAGGCGCTGGGCCCGGCCTATTTCGTGCGCCACGAACTGCGCGAAATCCTCTGGCACACCGCCAATCTCGTCCACCAAACCGAAGCCCCGCAGGTGCGCAGCCGCATTCTGCCCGACAGCGGCACGTTGGAAGTGATGGTGTTCATGCCCAACCAACCGCGCCTGTTTGCCCGCCTGTGCCGCATCTTCAGCCGCCACAGTTTCGATATTCTCGCCGCCCGCGCTTTTGTAACCGAGCACGGCTATATTCTCGACACCTTTATCGTGCAGCTGCCGCCCGGGCGCGCCGCCGCCGATTATCCCAACGTGCAGAGTGCGCTCGAAGCCGAAATCAACAACTTCATCCACGGCTGCGACACCACCGCCGGACACACCGCCTGCGGCATCCGCAGCCGCCGCAGCCGCCACCTGCCCATCGCCCCGGGCGTGCACCTGAGCGCCGAGCAGGATTCCCCGGGCTGGTACACGCTCGAAATCGTGGCCGTAAACCGCCCCTATCTGCTGGCCGATATTGCCGAAGTGCTCTCCGAACAGGAAATCAGCCTGCGCTACGCCAAAATCGCCACCCTCGATGAGCGCGTGGAAGACAGCTTTGTGCTGTTCAGCCCGCATCTGGAAAACCCGAAAAAACAGCTTGCCTTGAAGCAGGCACTGCTGGCGCAGTTATCGGCCTGA
- the dld gene encoding D-lactate dehydrogenase, translated as MTATQLLQTLTDIVGTPHIITDPAQTEPYRQGYRFGEGRALAVVRPGTLLEQWKVLQACVAADVIVLTQAANTGLTGGSTPDGNGYDRDIVIVNTLRMNIIRPINNNEQVVCLPGATLNQLELLLKPLGREPHSVIGSSCIGASVLGGVCNNSGGALVQRGPAYTEMALFAQLDENGELHLINHLGIDLGSTPEEILTNLQGHHYQQKDITPDAGKGHDHAYCNHVRQIDEPSAARFNADPARHYEASGCAGKLMVFAVRLDTFPLEKHTAVFYIGTNRTEELTAIRRAVLAEFENLPVSGEYIHRDAFDIAAVYGKDTFWTIKKFGTHRLPQLFAFKAKIDRFGKKIGILPTHFSDKALQFAGKYLPEHLPQSLRDYRNRFEHHLILKMGGAGVEEARAFLKDYFNGKSGAYFECSPEETQAAMLHRFAVASAAVRYRAVHSKEVEDIVALDIALRRNDNDWFEQLPPEIDNKISHKLYYGHFMCHVFHQDYIVKKGHDCQALEHEMLRLLDQRGAQYPAEHNVGHLYEAQPALKQFYRKLDPTNSFNPGIGKTSKKKHWAD; from the coding sequence ATGACTGCCACACAACTACTGCAAACCTTAACCGACATTGTCGGCACGCCCCACATCATCACCGATCCCGCCCAAACCGAACCCTACCGCCAAGGCTACCGCTTCGGCGAAGGCCGCGCGCTGGCCGTGGTGCGGCCGGGCACGCTGCTGGAACAGTGGAAAGTTCTGCAAGCCTGCGTGGCGGCTGACGTTATTGTGCTCACGCAGGCCGCCAACACCGGCCTCACCGGCGGATCCACGCCGGACGGCAACGGTTACGACCGCGACATCGTGATTGTTAACACCCTGCGCATGAACATCATCCGCCCCATCAACAACAACGAACAAGTCGTCTGCCTGCCCGGTGCCACGCTCAACCAGCTCGAGCTGCTGCTCAAGCCCTTAGGGCGCGAGCCGCACTCGGTTATCGGCTCATCGTGTATCGGCGCATCGGTGCTCGGCGGCGTGTGCAACAACTCCGGCGGCGCGCTGGTGCAGCGCGGGCCGGCCTACACCGAAATGGCGCTGTTTGCCCAATTAGACGAAAACGGCGAACTGCATCTTATCAACCATTTGGGCATCGATTTGGGCAGCACGCCCGAAGAAATCCTCACCAACCTGCAAGGCCATCATTATCAGCAGAAAGACATCACGCCCGATGCCGGCAAAGGCCACGACCATGCCTACTGCAACCATGTGCGCCAGATTGACGAACCCAGCGCCGCCCGCTTCAATGCCGACCCGGCGCGCCACTACGAAGCCTCGGGCTGCGCGGGCAAACTGATGGTGTTTGCCGTGCGCCTGGACACCTTTCCTCTCGAAAAACACACCGCCGTGTTCTATATCGGCACCAACCGCACCGAAGAGCTTACCGCCATCCGCCGCGCCGTGCTGGCCGAATTCGAAAACCTACCCGTTTCCGGCGAGTATATCCACCGCGATGCTTTCGATATAGCGGCGGTATACGGCAAAGACACCTTTTGGACAATCAAAAAATTCGGCACCCACCGCCTGCCGCAACTGTTTGCCTTCAAAGCCAAAATCGACCGCTTCGGCAAAAAGATCGGCATTCTGCCCACCCATTTCAGCGACAAAGCCCTGCAGTTTGCCGGCAAATATCTGCCCGAACACCTGCCGCAATCCCTGCGCGACTACCGCAACCGCTTCGAACACCATCTGATTCTGAAAATGGGCGGCGCAGGCGTGGAAGAAGCGCGCGCCTTTCTGAAAGACTATTTCAACGGAAAATCAGGCGCTTATTTCGAGTGCAGCCCCGAAGAAACCCAAGCCGCCATGCTGCACCGCTTTGCCGTTGCTTCCGCCGCCGTGCGCTACCGCGCCGTACACAGCAAAGAAGTGGAAGACATCGTTGCCCTCGATATCGCCCTGCGCCGCAACGATAACGATTGGTTTGAGCAACTCCCGCCTGAAATCGACAATAAAATCAGCCACAAACTCTATTACGGCCACTTTATGTGCCACGTGTTCCACCAAGACTACATCGTGAAAAAAGGCCACGACTGCCAGGCATTGGAACACGAAATGCTGCGCCTGCTCGACCAACGCGGCGCACAATACCCCGCCGAACACAATGTCGGCCACCTATACGAAGCCCAACCCGCGCTCAAGCAGTTTTACCGCAAACTCGACCCCACCAACAGTTTCAACCCCGGCATCGGCAAAACTTCCAAGAAAAAGCATTGGGCCGATTAA
- a CDS encoding phage holin family protein: MNLKQRIDHFQVLLNRGVDLFLLRLRMLQLDVGGQAAVIVRIFAAVVLMGALFAFGMISLLLGLNHVLSNEAKIWVFFGLSVCSLLAIAVLAAWSLSSWKNKNTQVAATLREMQQDIACLRGMVQNKEGKSDGLQK, translated from the coding sequence ATGAACTTGAAACAACGCATCGACCATTTCCAAGTATTGCTGAACCGGGGCGTAGATTTATTTCTGCTGCGCCTGCGTATGCTGCAACTGGATGTGGGCGGCCAAGCTGCCGTAATTGTGAGGATTTTTGCCGCCGTGGTGCTGATGGGCGCATTGTTTGCGTTCGGCATGATCAGCCTGCTGTTGGGGTTGAACCACGTTTTGAGCAACGAAGCCAAAATCTGGGTGTTTTTCGGCTTGTCTGTCTGCAGCCTGTTGGCAATTGCAGTTTTGGCCGCATGGTCGCTTTCATCGTGGAAAAACAAAAACACACAAGTGGCCGCCACATTGCGCGAGATGCAGCAGGATATTGCCTGTCTGCGCGGCATGGTGCAGAACAAGGAAGGAAAAAGCGATGGCCTCCAAAAATGA
- a CDS encoding DUF883 family protein has translation MKHDFEQQKEALMKEIRSVLNDVEELYQEGVESGSEEAKALKAKLQDKLSAAKTKLYDFEEQAARKVKHTAKQADELVQEKPYYAMGFAALAGLVVGVLLNRR, from the coding sequence ATGAAACACGATTTTGAGCAGCAAAAAGAAGCATTGATGAAAGAAATCCGCTCCGTACTCAATGATGTAGAAGAGTTATACCAAGAGGGCGTGGAAAGCGGCAGCGAAGAAGCCAAAGCCCTGAAAGCCAAACTGCAAGACAAATTGAGCGCGGCCAAAACCAAGCTGTATGATTTTGAAGAGCAGGCCGCCCGCAAAGTGAAGCATACTGCCAAACAAGCCGATGAGCTGGTACAGGAAAAACCCTATTATGCGATGGGTTTTGCCGCCTTGGCCGGCTTGGTGGTGGGCGTATTGCTCAACCGCCGCTAA
- a CDS encoding NAD(P)-dependent alcohol dehydrogenase: MTQTVQGYAAHSHDTPLEPFSFERRDPRPDDVVIDILYTGVCHSDLHTARNDWGFTTYPVVPGHEIVGRVTAVGSGVDKFKVGDLVGVGCLVDSCRECEPCRNHLEQYCDNGFVATYDSTDKHDGLRTYGGYSKSITVSDAFVLKVPENLDTKAVPPILCAGITTWSPLRRWKVGKGSKVAVVGLGGLGHMAIKLAHALGAEVSLFSRSPGKADDAYRLGADKVILSTDNAQMQAAANQFDLIIDTVPYEHDVNPYMPTLKLDGTLVFVGLVGDITPALSTIPMLFKRRNVAGSLIGGLKETQELLDFCGEHNIVSDIEVIDMKDINEAYERMLKSDVKYRFVIDMATL, translated from the coding sequence ATGACTCAAACCGTACAAGGCTATGCAGCCCATTCGCACGACACCCCGCTGGAGCCTTTCAGCTTCGAACGCCGCGATCCGCGCCCGGACGATGTGGTAATCGATATTCTTTACACCGGTGTGTGCCACAGCGATTTGCACACCGCCCGCAACGACTGGGGCTTTACCACTTATCCCGTGGTTCCCGGCCACGAAATCGTCGGCCGCGTAACCGCCGTGGGCAGCGGAGTGGATAAATTCAAAGTGGGTGATTTGGTGGGTGTAGGCTGTTTGGTCGACAGCTGTCGCGAATGCGAACCGTGCCGCAACCATTTGGAGCAATATTGCGACAACGGTTTTGTCGCCACTTACGACTCCACCGACAAACACGACGGCCTGCGCACCTACGGCGGTTACTCGAAAAGCATCACCGTGAGTGATGCTTTCGTGCTTAAAGTGCCCGAAAACCTCGACACCAAAGCCGTGCCGCCGATTTTATGCGCCGGCATTACCACATGGTCGCCGCTGCGCCGTTGGAAAGTGGGCAAAGGCAGCAAAGTGGCGGTGGTCGGCCTCGGCGGTTTGGGGCATATGGCCATCAAACTCGCGCACGCTTTGGGTGCGGAAGTGAGCCTGTTTTCCCGCAGCCCCGGCAAGGCCGATGATGCCTACCGTTTGGGCGCCGACAAGGTGATTTTGTCCACCGACAACGCACAAATGCAGGCTGCCGCCAACCAGTTTGATTTGATTATCGACACCGTGCCTTACGAACACGATGTCAACCCCTATATGCCAACGCTGAAACTCGATGGCACATTGGTGTTTGTCGGCCTGGTGGGCGACATCACCCCCGCGCTTTCCACCATTCCGATGCTTTTCAAACGCCGCAACGTGGCCGGTTCGCTGATTGGCGGTCTGAAAGAAACGCAGGAGCTGCTCGACTTCTGCGGCGAGCATAACATTGTCTCCGATATTGAAGTGATTGATATGAAAGATATTAACGAAGCCTACGAGCGTATGCTGAAAAGCGATGTGAAATACCGTTTTGTAATCGATATGGCCACGTTGTAA
- a CDS encoding acetyl-CoA hydrolase/transferase family protein — protein MTAYAAERVQHEGLRAKIMPAEQAAEFIHNGMTVAVSGFTGAGYPKALPTAIAERAKAAHARSEAFAISMITGASTAPECDGVLAAANCVSFRNPFQSDPGIRNSINAGNTAYQDMHLSHVEQQMRQGFYGDFDVAVIEAAGISADGKIIPAMGIGHMNEAVKAAKKVIVEVNAAQNAKLEGMHDIAYDIGVPPHRKPIPITGPFDRIGSPYLECDTDKIVAVVLTESGDRNSKFADPDENSKRIAAQIIDFFSHEVKAGRLPKNLLPLQSGVGNVANAVLAGLLDAPFDDLTGYTEVLQDGMLDLIIAGKMKSASATALSFSPDALQRFNDNIEFLRDKIILRPMEYTNNPEVIRRLGIIGMNAMIEADIYGNVNSTHVMGTKMMNGIGGSGDFTRNAFFSFFVSPSVAKDGAISCIVPMVSHHDHTEHDVMFIVTEQGMADLRGKSPRRRAKLIINNCAHPEYRDQLNDYFDRAEKAGGLHTPHLLLEALSWHQRFVETGDMRVK, from the coding sequence ATGACTGCCTATGCAGCAGAACGCGTACAACACGAAGGCCTGCGCGCCAAAATCATGCCGGCCGAGCAAGCCGCTGAATTTATACACAACGGCATGACCGTTGCCGTCAGTGGTTTTACCGGCGCCGGCTACCCCAAAGCATTGCCCACCGCCATCGCAGAGCGTGCCAAAGCCGCCCATGCCCGCAGCGAAGCGTTTGCCATCAGTATGATTACCGGGGCTTCCACCGCTCCCGAGTGCGATGGGGTGTTGGCTGCGGCAAACTGCGTGAGCTTCCGCAACCCGTTCCAATCCGACCCCGGCATCCGCAACAGCATCAACGCCGGCAACACCGCCTATCAAGATATGCACTTATCGCATGTGGAACAGCAGATGCGCCAGGGTTTTTATGGGGATTTCGATGTTGCCGTGATTGAGGCAGCGGGCATTTCTGCCGATGGGAAAATCATTCCCGCCATGGGCATCGGCCATATGAATGAGGCGGTCAAAGCGGCCAAGAAAGTGATTGTGGAGGTGAATGCCGCCCAAAATGCCAAGCTCGAGGGTATGCACGATATTGCATACGACATCGGCGTGCCGCCGCACCGCAAACCCATTCCGATTACCGGCCCGTTTGACCGCATCGGCTCGCCTTATTTGGAATGCGATACCGATAAAATCGTTGCCGTAGTGCTCACCGAGAGCGGCGACCGCAACAGCAAATTCGCCGATCCAGATGAAAACTCCAAACGTATCGCCGCACAAATCATCGATTTCTTCTCGCATGAAGTCAAAGCCGGCCGCCTGCCGAAAAACCTGCTGCCGCTGCAATCCGGCGTGGGCAACGTGGCCAATGCCGTATTGGCCGGTCTCTTGGATGCCCCGTTTGATGATCTGACCGGTTATACCGAAGTGCTGCAGGACGGTATGCTCGATTTGATTATCGCCGGCAAAATGAAATCGGCTTCCGCCACAGCCCTCTCGTTCAGCCCTGATGCGCTGCAACGCTTTAACGACAACATCGAATTTCTGCGCGACAAAATCATTTTGCGCCCGATGGAATACACCAACAACCCCGAAGTTATCCGCCGCTTGGGCATCATCGGCATGAACGCCATGATTGAAGCCGATATTTACGGCAACGTGAATTCCACCCATGTGATGGGCACCAAAATGATGAACGGCATAGGCGGCTCGGGCGATTTCACCCGCAATGCCTTCTTCTCGTTTTTTGTGTCGCCCTCGGTAGCCAAAGACGGTGCGATTTCCTGCATCGTGCCGATGGTTTCCCACCACGACCACACCGAGCACGATGTGATGTTTATCGTAACCGAGCAAGGCATGGCCGATCTGCGCGGTAAATCACCGCGCCGGCGCGCGAAGCTGATTATCAACAACTGCGCCCATCCCGAATACCGCGACCAATTAAACGATTATTTCGACCGCGCCGAAAAAGCCGGCGGCCTGCACACACCGCATTTGCTGTTGGAAGCCCTCTCATGGCACCAGCGTTTCGTTGAAACCGGCGATATGCGCGTCAAATAA
- a CDS encoding tRNA dihydrouridine synthase: MQLILAPMQGLIDDVMRDLLTRIGGFDECVSEFVRITHTVHSRPTWLKYAPEMANRNLTPAGVPCTVQLLGSDAANMAVNALEAVRFGAGKIDLNFGCPAPTVNKHKGGAVLLNEPELIYHIVCTLRERLPAHIPLTAKMRLGFEDKTRAIECAQAIAEGGACGLTVHARTKTEGYEPPAHWEWIRKIRNSVSVPVTANGDVFTLQDYLDITTVSGCTSVMLGRGAVMRPDLARQIKQYGQNGSAQEADFTEIAGWIRLFFDLCTAKAAGSKYPVARLKQWLGMMKHVYPQAGEWFSRIRTLKETAEVKQALETLGRGSRPPACG; this comes from the coding sequence ATGCAGCTGATTCTCGCGCCCATGCAGGGCTTGATTGATGACGTGATGCGCGACCTATTAACCCGCATCGGCGGTTTCGATGAATGCGTGAGCGAATTTGTGCGCATCACACACACCGTCCACTCCCGACCCACCTGGCTGAAATACGCCCCCGAAATGGCCAACCGCAATCTCACGCCCGCCGGCGTGCCCTGCACCGTGCAGCTTTTAGGCAGCGATGCCGCCAATATGGCGGTAAATGCCTTAGAAGCCGTGCGTTTCGGCGCCGGCAAAATCGACCTCAATTTCGGCTGCCCCGCCCCCACCGTCAACAAACACAAAGGCGGCGCGGTGCTGCTGAATGAGCCCGAACTGATTTACCACATCGTGTGCACCCTGCGCGAGCGCCTGCCTGCACACATCCCGCTCACCGCCAAAATGCGTTTGGGTTTCGAAGACAAAACCCGCGCCATCGAATGCGCACAGGCCATTGCCGAAGGCGGCGCCTGCGGCCTCACCGTACACGCCCGCACCAAAACAGAAGGCTACGAACCGCCCGCGCATTGGGAATGGATAAGAAAAATCCGCAACAGCGTCAGCGTGCCCGTTACCGCCAACGGCGATGTGTTTACCCTGCAAGACTATCTCGACATTACCACCGTGAGCGGCTGCACAAGCGTTATGCTCGGCCGCGGCGCAGTGATGCGCCCTGATTTGGCGCGGCAGATTAAGCAATACGGGCAAAACGGCAGCGCACAGGAAGCAGATTTCACCGAAATCGCCGGCTGGATTCGGCTGTTTTTCGATTTGTGCACCGCCAAAGCAGCCGGCAGCAAATATCCCGTTGCCCGTCTGAAACAATGGCTGGGCATGATGAAACACGTTTACCCTCAAGCCGGAGAGTGGTTTTCGCGCATCCGCACATTGAAAGAAACCGCCGAGGTCAAACAGGCATTGGAAACACTCGGGCGCGGGAGCCGGCCCCCGGCCTGCGGATAG
- a CDS encoding carbohydrate kinase family protein, which produces MKVTSFGEVLWDDFPSGKVLGGAPLNVLVRLCSLGADTAMISSRGDDADGEELLRQIESKNVNTDLLQVCKDQATSLVKVHLDACGSASYEIVYPCAWDRIQVEEAALQRVAESDVFIYGSLSTRDEVSRNTLARLAEKAKFKIFDVNLRPPHYDTGRLLEMMKKADLIKLNDDELYELSKTYGSKHNSIEQNILFLAKLSGTPRICVTLGSHGAIYFENGEFFRHCGYRVKVADTVGSGDSFLAGFTYKLLDNAPPQEAVSFACALGALVASYHGATPEISLEEIENFMNPV; this is translated from the coding sequence ATGAAAGTAACCAGTTTCGGCGAAGTATTGTGGGACGACTTTCCCAGCGGGAAAGTACTCGGCGGCGCGCCGCTTAATGTCTTGGTCCGCCTGTGCTCGCTCGGTGCCGACACTGCCATGATCAGCAGCCGGGGCGATGATGCAGACGGCGAAGAGCTTTTGCGCCAGATTGAAAGCAAAAACGTGAATACCGATTTGCTGCAAGTGTGCAAAGACCAAGCCACCAGCTTGGTGAAAGTGCATCTTGATGCCTGCGGCAGTGCATCTTACGAAATCGTTTATCCCTGCGCATGGGACAGAATCCAAGTGGAAGAAGCCGCCCTGCAGCGCGTGGCAGAGTCGGATGTTTTCATCTATGGCAGCCTTTCTACCCGCGATGAAGTTTCCCGCAACACGCTTGCACGGTTGGCAGAAAAAGCCAAATTCAAAATTTTCGATGTCAATCTGCGCCCACCGCACTACGACACCGGTCGTCTGCTCGAAATGATGAAAAAAGCCGATCTGATCAAACTCAACGATGACGAATTATACGAATTGTCGAAAACCTACGGTTCCAAACACAATTCCATCGAGCAAAACATCCTGTTTCTCGCCAAACTGAGCGGCACGCCCCGTATTTGCGTTACCCTCGGCAGCCACGGTGCGATTTATTTTGAAAACGGCGAATTTTTCCGGCATTGCGGCTACCGCGTGAAAGTGGCCGACACAGTAGGCTCCGGCGACAGCTTCCTGGCCGGCTTCACTTACAAACTGCTTGACAACGCCCCGCCGCAGGAAGCCGTTTCGTTCGCCTGCGCGCTGGGCGCGCTGGTGGCATCGTATCACGGCGCCACACCGGAAATCAGCCTGGAAGAAATCGAGAATTTTATGAACCCCGTGTGA